The Pseudodesulfovibrio alkaliphilus genome has a window encoding:
- a CDS encoding 50S ribosomal protein L25 gives MAELLKLNVQERTKTGKGHNRRLRQKEMVPGIYYDQKGTNIPVQVKLIPLQKAYAKLGNAQVFDLVLEREGKTETMPALLWRVRNEPITGMPEHVDFFGIDLTKDIKVAVHYELKGSSKGVKLGGRLDLFRDTIEVICKPMNIPESIVIDITELDVLDSIHIADIVFPEGVTPVYDENYAVLTIAGKQTDEEEGEGEEDA, from the coding sequence ATGGCAGAACTGCTGAAACTCAATGTGCAGGAACGCACCAAGACCGGAAAGGGCCACAACCGCCGTCTGCGGCAAAAGGAAATGGTCCCCGGCATCTACTACGACCAGAAGGGCACCAACATCCCTGTCCAGGTCAAGCTGATCCCCCTGCAGAAGGCGTATGCCAAACTGGGCAATGCCCAGGTCTTTGATCTGGTCCTGGAGCGCGAAGGCAAGACCGAAACCATGCCCGCCCTGCTCTGGCGGGTGCGCAACGAACCCATCACCGGCATGCCCGAGCATGTGGACTTCTTCGGCATCGACCTGACCAAGGACATCAAGGTCGCGGTCCACTACGAGCTCAAGGGCTCCTCCAAGGGAGTCAAGCTCGGCGGCCGCCTGGATCTGTTCCGCGACACCATCGAGGTCATCTGCAAGCCCATGAACATCCCCGAGTCCATCGTCATCGACATCACCGAACTCGACGTGCTCGACTCCATACACATCGCCGACATCGTCTTCCCCGAGGGCGTCACCCCGGTGTATGACGAAAACTACGCCGTGCTTACCATCGCCGGAAAGCAGACCGACGAGGAAGAAGGCGAAGGCGAAGAAGACGCATAG
- the ispE gene encoding 4-(cytidine 5'-diphospho)-2-C-methyl-D-erythritol kinase encodes MPATILTAPAKINVFLRVLGKRGDGYHELHTLFHPVTGLCDTLGVDPGPEGDFFLRCPGFPDLEGPSNLVYRAWKAHGEATGLRPGLFVTLTKRIPMGGGLGGGSSNAAAMLRHLQARAGERALDRDTLMALATKLGADVPFFLMDGPAEARGIGERLTPAGVDLTGLTLVLACPHLRVDTAWAFRAFDTARSGPGAWESLTTPALDTKNASPVSPLPVANDLESVVFKAHPMLRKIKEKIVIAGASAAAMSGSGASLFGLFRDENVAQDAVRALDLDGVSVHTQTL; translated from the coding sequence ATGCCCGCCACCATCCTCACGGCCCCGGCCAAGATCAACGTCTTCTTGCGCGTCCTCGGAAAACGCGGCGACGGCTATCACGAGCTGCACACTCTCTTCCATCCAGTGACCGGCCTGTGCGACACCCTGGGAGTCGATCCCGGCCCCGAGGGCGACTTCTTTCTGCGCTGCCCCGGGTTTCCCGATCTCGAAGGACCGTCGAACCTCGTCTACCGGGCCTGGAAGGCCCATGGCGAGGCCACCGGACTGCGCCCCGGCCTTTTCGTCACCCTGACCAAGCGCATCCCCATGGGCGGGGGCCTCGGCGGCGGCAGCTCGAACGCGGCCGCCATGCTTCGCCATCTCCAGGCCCGGGCCGGGGAACGCGCCCTGGACCGCGACACCCTCATGGCCCTGGCCACGAAGCTCGGCGCGGACGTGCCCTTTTTCCTCATGGACGGCCCGGCGGAGGCCAGGGGCATCGGCGAGCGGCTGACCCCGGCCGGGGTGGATCTGACGGGCCTGACTCTGGTTCTTGCCTGCCCCCACCTGCGAGTGGACACCGCGTGGGCCTTCCGGGCCTTTGACACAGCCCGGAGCGGACCAGGGGCATGGGAATCCTTGACAACCCCCGCGCTTGATACTAAGAACGCATCTCCCGTTTCGCCCCTGCCCGTGGCCAACGATCTGGAGTCCGTGGTCTTCAAGGCGCATCCAATGCTCCGGAAGATAAAGGAAAAAATCGTTATCGCCGGGGCTTCGGCAGCCGCCATGAGCGGCTCGGGAGCCAGCCTGTTCGGCCTGTTTCGCGATGAAAATGTCGCGCAGGACGCAGTGCGGGCTCTTGATCTAGATGGGGTGAGCGTCCACACGCAGACGCTGTGA
- a CDS encoding bifunctional riboflavin kinase/FAD synthetase yields MIIVRDIEEIRGVVAGACVTIGNFDGVHKGHQRLIELACSRAKAQGLVSVVVTFDPHPLKVLGKGAPPPFITLTEQKLELISQHGPQLCLLLEFSLEMARLTPEEFIGKYLLDGLGMQELIIGYDYHMGKGRSGNFETLTELGALHGFTVDRLDPVTIDGAVVSSTRIRDLVQSGRVWEARPLLGRFYQVRGQVVHGMNRGGRLLGFPTANLKLVDELFPMPGVYAIWVEMAGEVRMGVANIGINPTFGNHALSVEAHILDFRGDLYGADIRVHFVQRIRDEHKFSGIDELKTRIAKDVDLGRRILAQPEAEIRLTTPFLEPGSNPGQR; encoded by the coding sequence ATGATCATCGTAAGAGACATAGAAGAGATACGCGGCGTGGTCGCGGGAGCCTGCGTGACCATCGGCAACTTCGATGGCGTGCACAAGGGACACCAGCGGCTCATTGAGTTGGCCTGCTCGCGGGCCAAGGCCCAGGGGCTGGTCAGCGTGGTTGTCACCTTCGACCCCCACCCCCTCAAGGTGCTCGGCAAGGGGGCACCCCCGCCCTTCATCACCCTCACCGAGCAGAAACTCGAACTCATCTCGCAGCACGGGCCTCAGCTCTGTCTGCTCCTTGAGTTTTCCCTGGAAATGGCCCGGCTCACCCCGGAGGAATTCATTGGGAAATACCTGCTTGATGGCCTGGGCATGCAGGAGCTGATCATCGGTTACGACTACCACATGGGCAAGGGCCGCTCGGGCAACTTCGAAACCCTGACCGAACTGGGCGCACTCCACGGCTTCACCGTGGACCGGCTCGATCCTGTCACTATCGACGGCGCGGTGGTCAGCTCAACCCGTATCCGCGATCTGGTCCAGTCCGGCCGGGTCTGGGAGGCCCGCCCGCTGCTGGGCCGGTTCTATCAGGTCAGGGGCCAGGTGGTGCATGGAATGAACCGGGGCGGCAGGCTGCTCGGCTTTCCCACGGCCAACCTCAAGCTGGTGGACGAGCTGTTCCCCATGCCCGGAGTCTACGCCATCTGGGTCGAGATGGCTGGCGAGGTACGCATGGGGGTCGCCAACATCGGCATCAACCCCACCTTCGGCAACCATGCCCTCTCGGTGGAAGCCCACATCCTCGATTTCCGCGGCGACCTCTACGGCGCGGACATCCGCGTCCATTTCGTCCAGCGCATCCGCGACGAGCACAAGTTCTCGGGCATCGACGAACTCAAGACGCGCATTGCCAAGGATGTCGATCTGGGCCGACGCATCCTGGCCCAACCCGAGGCGGAGATCCGCCTGACAACACCCTTTCTCGAGCCGGGCTCCAACCCAGGCCAACGCTGA
- a CDS encoding chloride channel protein, with protein sequence MSPFRRIANYWLSFVKSYRTITSFRWLVIGVLAGCLSGLVAAAFFLLVEAGTYFLQHYLAGIVSPEPAGEGIFHGPVGDYRPWVIPVFTTGTALLTGWLVSRFIPETIAGGTDGTDATINAFHNQGGIIRARVAIIRGICSVLTIASGGSAGREGPITQMGAGAGAWLAKIFNLSAKERRILLLAGAAGGLGAIFRAPLGGALTAVEVIYREDFEAEAILPSVMSSVVSYSIFTFFYGTDPIFGIPRFTFHDPRELLFYALLALVCAAAGWMYVRTFYFMKYHVFFPLREKLGLIWSMGIGGLAMGLIGILYPYTASEGMITGGVLSGGYGWLELAILGQMPALGMCYLIVGKTVATSVTIGSGMSGGMFAPALFVGGMSGGLVGKLGHAWFPDIVTQPGAYILVGMAAFFAGVASAPIGPLIMVTELTQGYGLLAPLMLASALCLVLCRNVSLYEHQVDNKFSSPAHAEDATINILEQMHVTDFYNPGEVVVLQESTTLKELTDVIANSNQLYFPVKRADGTYAGMVSIQNVSNWMFDDGLHALVVVRDLMSRPVYVRPDYDLYQALLRFVNTDYGQIPVVSQTDTNEIIGLINRDDVFQAYAEAIATVKGTAEGDDDADTPQGGTRPERR encoded by the coding sequence ATGTCGCCCTTCCGACGAATCGCCAACTACTGGCTCTCCTTCGTCAAATCCTACCGGACCATCACCTCGTTCCGCTGGCTGGTCATCGGGGTGCTGGCGGGCTGCCTGTCGGGGCTGGTGGCCGCGGCGTTTTTCCTGCTGGTGGAGGCGGGCACCTATTTCCTCCAGCACTATCTGGCGGGCATCGTCTCGCCCGAGCCCGCGGGAGAGGGCATCTTCCACGGCCCGGTGGGAGACTACCGGCCCTGGGTCATTCCGGTCTTCACCACCGGCACGGCCCTGCTCACGGGCTGGCTGGTCAGCCGCTTCATCCCGGAGACCATCGCAGGAGGCACCGACGGCACCGACGCCACCATCAACGCCTTCCACAACCAGGGCGGAATCATCCGGGCCAGAGTGGCCATCATCCGGGGCATCTGCTCGGTGCTGACCATCGCCTCTGGCGGCAGCGCGGGCCGCGAAGGGCCCATCACCCAGATGGGCGCGGGCGCGGGCGCATGGCTGGCCAAGATCTTCAATCTCTCGGCCAAGGAGCGACGCATCCTGCTCCTGGCAGGCGCGGCCGGCGGCCTGGGCGCCATCTTCCGCGCCCCCCTCGGCGGTGCCCTCACCGCCGTGGAGGTCATCTACCGCGAAGACTTCGAGGCCGAGGCCATCCTGCCCTCGGTCATGAGTTCCGTGGTCTCCTACTCCATCTTCACCTTCTTCTACGGAACAGACCCCATCTTCGGCATCCCGCGCTTCACTTTCCATGACCCCCGCGAGCTTCTGTTCTACGCCCTGCTCGCCCTGGTCTGCGCGGCAGCGGGCTGGATGTATGTACGCACCTTCTACTTCATGAAATACCACGTCTTCTTCCCTCTGCGCGAGAAGCTGGGGCTGATCTGGTCCATGGGCATCGGCGGGCTGGCCATGGGGCTCATCGGCATCCTCTACCCCTACACGGCCAGCGAAGGAATGATCACCGGGGGCGTACTCTCGGGCGGCTACGGCTGGCTCGAGCTGGCCATCCTCGGCCAGATGCCCGCCCTTGGCATGTGCTACCTCATCGTGGGCAAGACCGTGGCCACCTCGGTCACCATCGGCTCGGGCATGTCCGGCGGCATGTTCGCGCCCGCCCTGTTCGTGGGCGGCATGTCCGGCGGTCTGGTGGGCAAGCTCGGCCACGCATGGTTCCCGGACATCGTCACCCAGCCCGGAGCGTACATCCTGGTGGGCATGGCCGCCTTTTTCGCGGGCGTGGCCAGCGCCCCCATCGGTCCGCTGATCATGGTCACGGAGCTGACCCAGGGCTACGGCCTGCTCGCGCCGCTGATGCTCGCGTCGGCCCTGTGCCTGGTGCTGTGCCGCAATGTCTCCCTCTACGAACACCAGGTGGACAACAAGTTCAGCTCCCCGGCCCACGCCGAGGACGCCACCATCAACATCCTCGAGCAGATGCACGTCACGGACTTCTACAACCCCGGCGAGGTGGTGGTGCTCCAGGAGTCCACCACCCTCAAGGAGCTGACCGACGTCATCGCCAACTCGAACCAGCTCTATTTCCCGGTCAAACGGGCCGACGGCACCTACGCGGGCATGGTCTCCATCCAGAACGTGAGCAACTGGATGTTCGATGACGGCCTGCACGCCCTGGTGGTGGTCCGCGACCTCATGTCGCGGCCGGTCTATGTCCGGCCGGACTACGACCTCTATCAGGCCCTGCTGCGCTTCGTGAACACCGACTACGGCCAGATCCCCGTGGTCTCCCAGACCGACACCAACGAGATCATCGGCCTGATCAACCGCGACGACGTGTTCCAGGCCTATGCCGAGGCCATCGCCACGGTCAAGGGCACGGCCGAGGGCGACGACGACGCAGACACCCCCCAGGGTGGCACCCGGCCCGAACGGCGCTGA
- a CDS encoding M48 family metallopeptidase, with amino-acid sequence MRRHRLSILPALVAALALILAPVTTAHPGILPESRLTIRQENELGRNFDRIIRAQMHMVGDTYITQYVNHLVQRVVDAKQPMPFRITSAVIANPALNAFAIPGGYIYIFTGLIQDVTSESQLAGVIAHELGHVSQRHVASRLEKQGKLALLSMAGLLAGVFLGVAGNNSAAKMGQALMMGSQGAATAAMLNYSQEDEREADQVGLNSMVKAGFNPKGMPETFEIMLKNRWFDSGSDMPTYLSTHPGLNERISYLNDRIRRMPESFTGREDDNTTLVKVQMLVRAKMSPATTAMAYWNDKNINTYTPIDFVGRGIVLERLKNRSEATESFEQALRLDGEDPIVVREAGIFFFKAGEFDRSAPYLQKAAIKNPRDALALFYMARLQARNKQYDQAAASMRRVLELVPEDSEVYHHLGMILGESGDTFGGNLNLAYAAVYSNNTRKARFHAQQAGQSAQTDAQREQLKELHTTMEEREKGPM; translated from the coding sequence ATGCGCAGACATCGCCTCTCCATACTTCCGGCCCTGGTGGCCGCCCTCGCCCTGATCCTGGCACCAGTGACCACGGCGCATCCAGGGATTTTGCCTGAAAGCAGACTGACCATCCGCCAGGAAAACGAGCTGGGACGCAACTTCGACCGCATCATCCGCGCCCAGATGCACATGGTGGGCGACACCTATATCACCCAGTATGTGAACCATCTGGTCCAGCGCGTGGTGGATGCCAAGCAACCCATGCCGTTTAGGATCACCAGCGCGGTCATCGCCAACCCCGCCCTCAACGCCTTCGCCATCCCCGGCGGCTACATATACATCTTCACCGGCCTGATCCAGGACGTGACCTCCGAGTCGCAACTGGCAGGGGTCATCGCCCACGAACTAGGTCACGTTTCGCAGCGCCATGTGGCCAGCCGCCTGGAAAAACAGGGAAAATTGGCACTGCTCTCCATGGCAGGACTGCTGGCCGGAGTCTTTCTCGGCGTGGCCGGAAACAACTCGGCCGCAAAAATGGGCCAGGCCCTGATGATGGGCTCCCAGGGGGCGGCCACCGCAGCCATGCTCAACTACTCCCAGGAAGACGAGCGCGAGGCGGACCAGGTGGGTCTCAATTCCATGGTCAAGGCGGGGTTCAACCCCAAGGGAATGCCGGAAACATTCGAAATCATGCTCAAAAACCGCTGGTTCGACTCCGGCTCGGATATGCCCACCTATCTTTCCACCCACCCTGGCTTGAATGAGCGGATCTCCTACCTCAACGACCGCATCAGGCGCATGCCCGAGTCCTTCACCGGGCGAGAGGACGACAACACCACCCTGGTCAAGGTACAGATGCTGGTCCGGGCCAAGATGTCTCCGGCCACCACGGCCATGGCCTACTGGAACGACAAGAACATCAACACCTACACGCCCATCGATTTCGTGGGCCGGGGCATCGTCCTCGAACGGCTCAAGAACCGCTCCGAGGCGACCGAATCCTTTGAACAGGCCCTGCGCCTTGACGGCGAAGACCCCATCGTGGTCCGCGAGGCGGGTATTTTCTTCTTCAAGGCCGGGGAGTTCGACAGGTCCGCCCCCTATCTCCAGAAGGCCGCCATCAAGAACCCGCGAGACGCCCTGGCCCTGTTTTACATGGCCCGGCTCCAGGCTCGAAACAAGCAGTATGACCAGGCCGCAGCCAGCATGCGCCGGGTGCTGGAACTCGTGCCTGAGGACTCGGAGGTCTACCATCACCTGGGCATGATCCTCGGCGAGTCCGGCGACACCTTTGGCGGCAACCTCAACCTCGCCTACGCCGCCGTCTACTCGAACAACACGCGCAAAGCGCGCTTCCACGCGCAACAGGCGGGCCAAAGCGCCCAGACCGACGCCCAGCGCGAACAGCTCAAGGAGCTGCACACCACCATGGAAGAGCGCGAAAAGGGGCCGATGTAG
- a CDS encoding ribose-phosphate diphosphokinase — protein MHGELKIISGSASPSLAEAICEHLGTKPSPVLRERFSDGEIRIEIGENVRGDDVFVIQPTCSPVNYHLMELCLMLDALKRASASRVTAVVPYFGYARQDRKVVPRAPISAKLVADMLSAAGMQRLVTCDLHAGQIQGFFNCPVDNLFAAPVLIEHLRDREDDFVIISPDAGGVERARSYAKRLGASLAIVDKRRETPNQAKAMHIIGDVRDKVAVVIDDMIDTAGTMCAAANVIMDNGAKDVMACATHPVLSGPAIQRLEESAFSEVVVTDTIPLDEDKRCCGKIRQRSVASLLAKAINNVHTESSVSVLFI, from the coding sequence ATGCACGGCGAGCTAAAGATCATCAGCGGTTCCGCAAGCCCAAGCCTCGCGGAGGCCATTTGCGAGCACTTGGGCACCAAGCCTTCTCCGGTTCTGCGCGAGCGGTTCTCGGACGGCGAGATCCGCATAGAAATCGGTGAGAACGTGCGCGGGGACGATGTGTTCGTCATCCAGCCCACCTGCTCGCCGGTCAACTACCACCTCATGGAACTGTGCCTGATGCTCGACGCGCTCAAGCGCGCCAGCGCCTCGCGCGTCACTGCGGTGGTCCCCTATTTCGGCTATGCGCGGCAGGATCGCAAGGTGGTCCCCCGCGCTCCCATCTCGGCCAAACTCGTGGCCGACATGCTTTCGGCCGCAGGCATGCAGCGGCTGGTCACCTGCGACCTGCACGCCGGGCAGATCCAGGGCTTTTTCAACTGTCCGGTGGACAACCTCTTCGCCGCCCCGGTACTCATCGAGCACCTGCGCGACCGCGAGGACGACTTTGTCATCATCTCGCCCGATGCGGGCGGTGTCGAGCGCGCCCGATCCTACGCCAAGCGCCTTGGCGCCTCCCTGGCCATCGTCGACAAGCGGCGCGAGACCCCCAATCAGGCCAAGGCAATGCACATCATCGGCGATGTGCGCGACAAGGTGGCGGTGGTCATCGACGACATGATCGACACCGCAGGCACCATGTGCGCCGCAGCCAACGTGATCATGGATAACGGGGCCAAGGATGTCATGGCCTGCGCCACCCACCCGGTGCTCTCCGGCCCGGCCATCCAGCGGCTCGAGGAATCGGCCTTTTCCGAGGTGGTGGTCACGGACACCATCCCCCTGGACGAGGACAAGCGCTGCTGCGGCAAGATCAGGCAGCGTTCGGTGGCCTCCCTGCTGGCCAAAGCCATCAACAACGTACACACCGAATCGTCGGTGAGTGTGCTGTTCATCTAG
- a CDS encoding CarD family transcriptional regulator, giving the protein MFKVNELVVYPSQGVGRVERVESQEIGGVKADFYIVRILSNNVTLMVPVANARNVGLRTVCSLRVGQEIFESLKDRTGFTGYTGQNWNRRYREYSEKLKSGDLSDVAYVLKELFLIGRDKELSFGERRLLEQAMGLVSMELAYSVDRPQDDIKADINEMFADVLQAQEEKE; this is encoded by the coding sequence GTGTTCAAGGTCAATGAGTTGGTCGTCTATCCGTCCCAGGGTGTCGGGCGCGTTGAGCGTGTGGAATCCCAGGAAATCGGTGGAGTGAAGGCCGATTTTTACATAGTCCGCATCCTGAGCAACAACGTGACCTTGATGGTGCCTGTGGCCAATGCCAGGAACGTCGGGCTGCGAACGGTGTGCAGCCTGCGTGTGGGCCAGGAGATTTTCGAATCCCTCAAGGACCGCACCGGCTTCACCGGCTACACCGGACAGAACTGGAACCGCCGGTATCGAGAATACTCGGAGAAACTCAAGAGCGGCGACCTCTCCGATGTGGCCTACGTCCTCAAGGAACTTTTCCTCATAGGCCGGGACAAGGAGCTCTCCTTTGGCGAGCGCAGGCTGCTTGAGCAGGCCATGGGCCTTGTCTCCATGGAGCTTGCCTATTCCGTGGACCGTCCCCAGGACGACATCAAGGCCGACATCAACGAGATGTTCGCCGATGTCCTGCAGGCCCAGGAGGAGAAGGAATAG
- the pth gene encoding aminoacyl-tRNA hydrolase produces the protein MDCKSAIIGLGNPGPKYEQTRHNIGFMLVDSLVSMAGERKSMHLERIEESGDYALWRVRFAGAYRLLVKPMTYMNLSGKAVARICGRHGLVPEQLLVVHDELDLPFGRLKLKMGGGNNGHNGLKSIEEHLNTPEFFRLRMGIGRPAVRFADISAWVLEPFANDDAIHLPAILTHAIKGIDILHRRGISFAVQHINGFALETPDKTSAEPA, from the coding sequence ATGGACTGCAAAAGCGCCATCATCGGCCTGGGCAACCCAGGCCCCAAGTACGAACAGACCCGGCACAACATCGGGTTCATGCTCGTGGATAGCCTCGTGTCCATGGCTGGCGAACGCAAGAGCATGCACCTTGAACGCATTGAGGAATCGGGCGACTACGCCCTGTGGCGCGTCAGGTTCGCCGGAGCCTACCGTCTGCTGGTCAAGCCCATGACCTATATGAATCTCAGCGGCAAGGCCGTTGCCAGAATCTGCGGGCGCCACGGGCTTGTCCCGGAACAGCTCCTGGTGGTCCACGATGAGCTGGACCTCCCCTTTGGCCGCCTCAAACTCAAGATGGGCGGAGGCAACAACGGGCACAACGGACTCAAATCCATTGAGGAACATCTGAACACCCCGGAATTCTTCAGGCTGCGCATGGGCATCGGCCGTCCGGCGGTCCGGTTCGCCGACATCTCGGCCTGGGTGCTCGAGCCCTTTGCCAACGACGACGCCATCCACCTCCCCGCCATCCTGACCCATGCCATCAAGGGCATCGACATTCTCCATCGGCGGGGGATTTCCTTTGCCGTGCAGCACATCAACGGTTTCGCGCTCGAAACGCCGGACAAGACATCCGCCGAGCCCGCCTGA
- the rho gene encoding transcription termination factor Rho: MARKKTAKEPIQGNGSENGNGVDKLYLAELKLKNMQELTDLAVQLEVENPSSLRKQELIFELLQQCASQNGQIFGDGVLEILPDGFGFLRSPMYSYMPGPDDIYVSPSQIRRFGLRKGDVVSGQIRPPKEGERYFALLRVSEIGFEPPEHSKNLVLFDNLTPLYPESMLTMENGDKNYASRIIDLLAPIGKGQRGILVAPPRTGKTIMLQTIANSINANHPDVDLIVLLIDERPEEVTDMQRTVKAEVVSSTFDEPPTRHVQVAEMVIEKAKRLVERKRDVVILLDSITRLGRAYNAVTPSSGRVLSGGIDANALQRPKRFFGAARNIEEGGSLTIIATALIDTGSRMDEVIFEEFKGTGNMEIYLDRHLAEKRVFPAIDINRSGTRKEELLLGEDVLNRVWILRKLLAPMSSIDSMEFLRDKMKGTKNNRQFLDSMSK, encoded by the coding sequence ATGGCAAGAAAAAAGACAGCCAAAGAACCCATCCAGGGCAATGGCTCCGAAAACGGCAACGGCGTGGACAAGCTCTACTTGGCCGAACTCAAGCTCAAAAACATGCAGGAGCTGACAGACCTCGCCGTACAACTGGAGGTCGAAAACCCGAGCAGTCTGCGCAAGCAGGAGCTGATCTTCGAGCTGCTCCAACAATGTGCCTCCCAGAACGGCCAGATTTTCGGCGACGGCGTTCTGGAAATCCTGCCGGACGGATTCGGCTTCCTGCGCTCGCCCATGTACAGCTACATGCCAGGGCCGGACGACATCTACGTCTCCCCATCCCAGATACGCCGATTCGGCCTGCGCAAGGGCGATGTGGTCTCTGGCCAGATTCGCCCGCCCAAGGAGGGCGAGCGCTACTTCGCCCTGCTGCGCGTCAGCGAAATAGGCTTTGAACCCCCGGAACATTCCAAAAATCTCGTCCTCTTCGACAACCTGACCCCCCTCTATCCCGAATCCATGCTGACCATGGAAAACGGGGACAAGAACTACGCCTCCCGCATCATCGACCTGCTGGCCCCCATCGGCAAGGGGCAACGCGGCATCCTGGTTGCTCCGCCGCGCACCGGCAAGACCATCATGCTCCAGACCATCGCCAACTCCATCAACGCCAACCACCCGGACGTGGACCTCATTGTCCTGCTCATCGACGAGCGGCCCGAGGAAGTCACGGACATGCAGCGCACGGTCAAGGCCGAGGTGGTCAGCTCCACCTTCGACGAACCGCCCACCCGCCATGTGCAGGTGGCCGAAATGGTCATCGAGAAAGCCAAGCGGCTGGTGGAGCGCAAACGCGACGTGGTCATCCTGCTCGACTCCATCACCCGGCTCGGCCGCGCCTACAACGCCGTGACCCCCTCGTCCGGCCGCGTGCTGTCCGGCGGCATCGACGCCAACGCCCTGCAACGGCCCAAGCGCTTCTTCGGCGCGGCACGCAACATCGAGGAGGGCGGCAGCCTGACCATCATCGCCACGGCCCTCATCGACACCGGCTCGCGCATGGACGAGGTCATCTTCGAGGAGTTCAAGGGCACGGGCAACATGGAGATATACCTTGACCGCCATCTGGCTGAAAAGCGTGTCTTCCCGGCCATCGACATCAACCGTTCCGGTACGCGCAAGGAAGAGCTGCTGCTCGGCGAGGACGTGCTCAACCGCGTCTGGATACTGCGCAAGCTCCTGGCTCCCATGAGTTCCATCGACTCCATGGAATTTCTGCGCGACAAGATGAAGGGGACCAAGAACAACAGGCAGTTCCTCGACTCCATGAGCAAATAA
- a CDS encoding Do family serine endopeptidase, with amino-acid sequence MNRRVAKLLIVTGLVLALPVLAAANGLPVFTELAARAGKSVVFIATEKTTQAGPGGRQFRQQVPEGHPFREFFDRFDQFFGQQPGQPRKQTGQGSGFVISPDGLIVTNNHVIEGADKVTVRFQDDTREYVAEIVGRDKETDLAVIRIKSDRTLPVLAFGDSDALMVGEWVLAIGNPFGLDNTVTAGIISAKHRIIGAGPFDNFLQTDASINPGNSGGPLLNMRGEVVGINTAINAAADNIGFAIPSSQAELIIDQLKEGKAVRRGWIGVTIQSVDATQAKALGLPEAKGALISSVGKDHPADKAGIRQGDVILEVNGEPVNDSKDLLARIAGLMPGEKAKLTLWRGEKRISKTVTLGERGERTMAAMQPQQPQTAAMVLGMSLHPVGEREANALGLDAPQGLIVVEVAPDSPAAAEGVRQGDVILQANQQDVNSPAELESVIARDKTRGAVMLLIKRQGQNLFVALPLDQK; translated from the coding sequence ATGAATCGGCGCGTAGCCAAATTACTCATCGTGACGGGACTGGTCCTGGCGCTGCCAGTGCTGGCGGCGGCCAACGGGTTGCCCGTGTTTACGGAGCTGGCCGCCAGGGCGGGCAAATCCGTGGTCTTCATCGCCACTGAAAAAACCACCCAGGCCGGGCCGGGCGGGCGGCAATTCCGCCAGCAGGTCCCCGAGGGCCACCCCTTCCGCGAGTTCTTCGACCGCTTCGACCAGTTCTTCGGCCAGCAGCCGGGCCAGCCCCGCAAGCAGACCGGCCAGGGATCGGGCTTTGTCATCTCGCCCGACGGACTCATCGTCACCAACAACCACGTCATTGAGGGCGCGGACAAGGTCACGGTCCGCTTCCAGGACGACACCAGGGAATACGTGGCCGAGATCGTGGGCCGCGACAAGGAGACCGACCTCGCCGTCATCAGGATCAAGAGCGACCGGACCCTGCCCGTGCTCGCCTTCGGCGACTCGGACGCGCTCATGGTGGGCGAATGGGTCCTGGCCATCGGCAATCCCTTCGGCCTCGACAACACGGTCACCGCGGGCATCATCTCGGCCAAGCACCGCATCATCGGTGCCGGACCCTTCGACAACTTCCTCCAGACCGACGCCAGCATCAACCCCGGCAACTCCGGTGGCCCGCTGCTGAACATGCGCGGCGAGGTGGTGGGCATCAACACCGCCATCAACGCGGCGGCCGACAACATCGGCTTCGCCATCCCCAGCAGCCAGGCCGAGCTGATCATCGACCAGCTCAAGGAGGGCAAGGCGGTGCGGCGCGGCTGGATCGGCGTGACCATCCAGAGCGTGGACGCCACCCAGGCCAAGGCGCTTGGCCTGCCCGAGGCCAAGGGGGCGCTCATCTCCTCGGTGGGCAAGGACCACCCGGCCGACAAGGCGGGCATCCGCCAGGGCGACGTGATCCTCGAAGTCAACGGCGAGCCGGTCAACGACAGCAAGGATCTGCTGGCCCGCATCGCGGGGCTGATGCCCGGCGAAAAGGCCAAGCTGACCCTTTGGCGCGGCGAAAAACGCATCTCCAAGACTGTGACCCTGGGCGAGCGCGGCGAACGGACCATGGCCGCCATGCAGCCCCAGCAGCCACAGACCGCAGCCATGGTCCTCGGCATGTCGCTCCACCCGGTGGGCGAACGCGAGGCCAATGCCCTTGGTCTCGACGCCCCGCAGGGGCTCATCGTGGTCGAGGTCGCGCCGGACTCGCCTGCCGCGGCCGAAGGCGTGCGCCAGGGCGATGTCATCCTCCAGGCCAACCAGCAGGACGTGAACTCCCCGGCAGAGCTGGAGAGCGTCATCGCCCGCGACAAGACACGCGGCGCGGTCATGCTGCTCATCAAGCGCCAGGGCCAGAACCTGTTCGTGGCCCTGCCCCTGGACCAGAAGTAA